The Equus asinus isolate D_3611 breed Donkey chromosome 25, EquAss-T2T_v2, whole genome shotgun sequence genomic sequence tgtttctctgagttcaactttttcttttttttagattccacaggtAAATGATactatacagtatttgtctttctctatttggcttattttacttagcataatgccctctaggttcatccatgttgttcaaatgacaggatttccttctctttttaaggctgaataatattccattgtatatataccacatcttctttatctattcatctatcaatggaccctttggttgtttctatatcttagCTGTTATGAacaatgcttctatgaacatggaAGCACAAATACAtcttcaagataatgatttcatttcctttggataaatacccagaggtggaattgcttgatcatatggtaattttatttttagtttcttgagaaACCTCCGTACTATTTACCATGGTTGCTAtactagtttacattcccaccagcagtatacaagGGTCCTTTtatctccacattcttgccagcagTTGTTATCTCTTATCCTTTTAATAACACACAGCCTAATAGGTATGAGATGATAAcacatcgtggttttgatttgcatttccctgatgattagtgatgttgagccccTTTTCAcgcacctgttggccatttgtacattttctgtagaaaaatgtctatttggatACTTGGTcaactttttaattggattgtttcatGGCTATTAAATTGTCTGAGCTCCTTATctcttttggatattaaccctttattggatatgtgatttgcaaaaattttccctttcccaaaaatataaatatgatattgacatcatttcaaagaaaaagagaactgtGACCTTTCTCTTTGAGATAAGTAATAGGTACTTTCTTTGACTAGTTACTGGAggcagaaaatataaattattttccttaaacCTAGCACTCTAGTTAAATGTAACATTTTACAGCCCACTTCAGGTAATCTTTCTTTTCAAGCTTATGTTATAGTTGttcattattgaaaaaataatagctggTGTGGGCTATCTGGCCAGAGCAAGTGTACTGCTGGTGCTAATTTCAAGTATTTTTCCTTAACTTTCCCCCTTTTCTGGTGACACAATCACTTTCAAATCACTGAGAGAAATTTTCAGAGGCAGGTGTGTTGATGCACTTGAAAAGGTACATTGAGGGAACCCTGGAATTGTGAGAGTATTTTGCCTTAGAAGAAGTTACTTGTCTGATTGTTTGAAGAAAGAAAGGGTAGAGTTTGAAAGAAAGGTCTCAAAGAAAAGCTTTGAAAGTGTGAAAGAAAAACTCCCATTTTCCAGGTACAGATCcccacagagaaaagagagatgacaACTTGGGGTCTAGGATGCCTACCCAACCCACTAAGTTCTGACTCAGTGTTCCTGAGGCAGCTGGTGATTCAGGACAGGGTTGCAAATGGGAATTAAATAGGGACAGAGCCAAAACCTGGGGAGTACCGGTGTGGGGGAGCCTTTATGTGTCTGGGGGAAATGAATTAATGTCCCTCAAAGAACCATGGCACCTGGGAAGCCCTTTGTAAAGAGTGAACCAGCACTGCCTGTGGGTGATGTAAGAACAGCCCTGATAATGATGTTGTGAGTGGCAGGAAGCACAAGCAGCATATAGAGAACCagccttctctctgcttttgaaTGGAAACCCTCTTGACTCTCCTTTTAAATGTGCcaatccccagagtttctgaaaaATTCAGCTTAGAAGGCCTCAAGAAGGAAATAGTGACTATCTTGCTAACAAGGCATGTGGGGGATTGAGCTCTAACATGGGAAAACAAGAGTTGTAACTGTATATTCAACTTGAGTTGTAGAGCTTCATAAAATTATATGGCCTTAAGTAGTATTTAAGGAAAATTAATCAACTATACATTCACCATTTTAACACAGTTCACTCTTttgattttggggttttttgtttgtttttgcttattaTGTCTCTGTatcatacacagaaaaaaaatatttttacatcatTGAAATTGAAAGCATACAATAGAAATCCTCTCACCTAACCCAATAAGGTTAGGTAGTTGGTTGATTAACTCAAAAAGCCTGGTAGAGTAGAATATCAAAAGAATGACTCATACAATTGAAATGCTTTATTTCAACTCAAAATCCTTAAATATACAAATTTTTGTAGATACTTTCATTTAGGGATAAGATTTTTCCTTCAAGTATTGGACTACAGGATGGGAGCTCTTTAGAGCACTATCTAGCATAAGCTCACCCATAATTCATTAGAAAAATTCTGATAAATTCAAAGATGACCAGAAACTTAGAGACACTTGCAAAATAATCTAAGTAAATAACACTTCTAgatttctatgatttttcttttctcctgtgattttcttgttcatatttaatttttccaaaacacTCGACCTAGCTGTGTTAGAAACAAATGATCCTTTTTTGCAATCATACTTCACCAGGCTACATAGTACAAAATTACATTtcacaaggaaaataaacagaataacaAATACAACTGTCATAGATAGTTTTGAGAACAAACATATACAATTTAAATTGTAAGGGTtgaaatacacagacacactaGAAAGTAATTAGATATGAGTGTTCATTGTGCCATGGGAATCAAGCAGGGTGTTTTACAGAGGGAGTAGACCATGCTGGTTAACGTCTTATATAAGAAATGTTTTCCTTGTTTATATGTAATTTTCACAGTCACACAATTAATGATAACAGTTTTCCCTTTGTGTGGTACAACATAATTTTAACAAATCAGGAGATTTTTATTCTAGATGGGTTGGGTTGCTGGGCAGAAAAAGGGTTTAATGAACAGTAGTTGATTCTCCTAACCAGAAGACAAGCACTGTGCTAACTAGATAATTCACATATTCACTCAAGAAAACCTCAGTTGTCCAGATGGAAAAATTCAAGGCAGATCAGTTTCAATAGTCTTAAATATCATCTCTCAAATTACATGGTTTGAAAACAATAGAGttgaaatttaaaatcaattcTGTTTAGTATTTATAATTCAAATTATTACAATAAAACGCTAGATTCATATAAGTGTTGCTTTATGACTGTCACAGAGTTGGTCCACTGAAAGATTCGGGCCATCTCTGTCTCATCAGAGCATTATGTTCCTCTTTAACAGCAAACGCAAGGATGTTATTGTTGGTTGTTTCATGTCCATTGTTAAAATTACATCCACTAAAAACTCATATCACTGtggaaataaagcaaaactaCGCACGAAAAATGGAATctgtttaatttataattaacataaaatatttagtattagattttgaaaaatatctacaaTTCTGGTACAATTGACTAATGTTTTTGTCACTGGAAAACCCAGTTACTTAGTACTGAAACATTGTTCGCCATTTAAGGCTCAGTTCAAattttctttcccctcctttcatCTCACTTATTCCAAACTTTTGTTCTTTCACaaggaataaatatttgttcttttggtACTCATAACTCTTTGTCTGTATCCTTTTAACAGATCTGATTATCTTGTATTTTCACAGTTTTTTTCATTGTTCCTCTTTCTACTTActcactcctccacctccatgAAGTATCGATTTTTTCAGTTAAATTTTTCCCCTTTACATGGAACCTGGTGCACATTGGGCTTACTACTAGGTGAATGCCTGTGTCCTGCATAAGATGCTTCCAATAACTTCAGATTTAATTCTCTCTATCCAACCAGAAAAGTAATCCTTGGCCACCTCTCATTTTGAGTATTGCATCTTCCCTTAAAGAAACTAAATTTGTCTCTTTTTGGCAAGTGtgagtttctttccttctctctttttttttaaccaattatTGAACAACGTAACATGTAGATTGACTTGCACTTTTTCTGGaataggagaaaaggaaaaggcaacactaGTCTTAGTCCTTGGAAACATTGTCCAAGTCATGACTGGACTGataaaaggacagagaaaattTCATGCCTTTGACTTCTTCTGTGACTTCtctagttcatttaaaaaatttttcttagatCAACTTGGTTACCACAGGCACTCCCACAACTCTTTTCAGTGCAGTCTTCACCTCCTGGTTCCTCAGACTGTAGACAAGAGGATTAAGCAGGGGGGTAACCACAGTGTAGGTCACCGCCACTAACTGATCCTTGTCTGAGGCAGACTTGGGTTTGGGCCGAAGGTAGATGATGGAGGCACAGCCATAGTGGACAAAGACCACGGTGAGGTGTGAGGCACAGGTGGCAAAAGACTTCCTTTTGCCCTCAGTGGAGGGGATCTTCAGGATGGTGTTAACAATGAAGCCATAGGATATGAGAATTAACAGAAAAGGCATCATGATCACCAGGATGCTGAGGCTGAATAAAGCCAGTTCTTTTACATGAGTGTCTGTGCAGGCCAACTTAATAACAGGTGCCATGTCACAGAAATAGTGGTTGACCATATTGGGGCCACAAAAAGGCATGTCACAGATGAGGTTGGTGGCCACCAAAGCAATAAAAAAACCAGTGACTCCCGACAGAGAAACTAACCCTAATCCTAGCCTTTTGTTCATGATGAGTGTGTACCTCAGGGGATGGCAAATtgccacatagcgatcatatCCCATCACAGCAATGAGAAAGCAGTTGGTACAGGCAAAACCAAGGAAGAAGAAGAGCTGGGTGGCACAGGCCGTGAAGGAGATAGTCTTGGTGGCTGAGAGCAGGTGGACCAGCAGCTGAGGGATAATGACAAAAGTGTAGCTGgattcagaaaaggaaagaatgaataggAAACCATACATGGGAGTGTGTAGAGTTCTGCTGAGGCAGATAACAGTCATGATGGTCGCATTGGCCACCAGGATTGTCAAGTACaggagaaggaagatgacaaaAAGCAACAGTTGGAGCTCCCCCAGGCTAGAGAAGCCCACCAGGATGAACTGTGAAACCACAGTGGTTCTATTGAAACCTTTCATCTGAATAACTTCTTTCTGTGAATGAGTTTAGGAGAGACAAAGTCATAATTATCATTGTAATAAGAACATTTTCCCAATGCCTTCACTTTAAGTATCTTATTTTTAGACTGGGGATATTGATAGATCGCTctccgtctctgtctctctttctcaataTATCTAGATATAGATATTCCCTTTGAtgatttttataagaaattattaaTCTCCAATAATGAGAGAATGACTAACTATATTATAgacatacacaaatattaaaagaagcaACCATTTGATATTTCCAAAGACTATATAAGGACATGAGAAAATTCTGCTAATATAATAAGCGAAAATGCAAACACAAAGCTATATTTATAATAAGATTAGAGGTGATTTTGATTTACtttctgatatatttttatattttccaagtgTTTAACAATAAGCATATTTTAATTTGATGATGCTAAGTATACTTCACTTTTATCCAGTCCATAATATTTCCATCTATTTTTGGCTACATAAACATAAACAAGAACAATCTGCTGCTTccaaaaatgttattattttttgctaAATAAAAAACAAGTTACTTTTGTAATATCCATGCATCTAAATTATGCATGCCATTTATAACATGTGGTTGTGCAGATGATTATTGGTAGCATGATATACTGTGCTCTGATCACTGGCAGTCACAGTGGATGGCCTGCCGGAATGGTAGCAAGTAAAGAAAGCTCATATCAGTGACCAAATATAATCAGCAGGTAAGTACAATAATGACAGCAAACTTATGATTGTTTATTTTTGAGTTCAACAACAGTTCAATCGTTCTCTGACTGAGAACAGTCAGAGAATCCAACACATCATTTGATCTACGTCAGAAGGCATCTGAGAGGATTTGGGATGGGAGTGGTGATTTGAGGGAAAAGGGAGACTTCCCATGCTGTGATTAGTAAACTCATTTCCATTATTCATTTGTGAATGGGGCTATCTATGGCACTTTGGTTCTTAGAGACAGAACGGCAACAGCATGGGTCCTGGTTTGCCTCAGGAAAAGGACCGTCTCTCCAATGCTGTCTCCACATCACACCCTTGAAAATTTTTCTACCAGTGCATAGC encodes the following:
- the OR10T2 gene encoding olfactory receptor 10T2; the encoded protein is MKGFNRTTVVSQFILVGFSSLGELQLLLFVIFLLLYLTILVANATIMTVICLSRTLHTPMYGFLFILSFSESSYTFVIIPQLLVHLLSATKTISFTACATQLFFFLGFACTNCFLIAVMGYDRYVAICHPLRYTLIMNKRLGLGLVSLSGVTGFFIALVATNLICDMPFCGPNMVNHYFCDMAPVIKLACTDTHVKELALFSLSILVIMMPFLLILISYGFIVNTILKIPSTEGKRKSFATCASHLTVVFVHYGCASIIYLRPKPKSASDKDQLVAVTYTVVTPLLNPLVYSLRNQEVKTALKRVVGVPVVTKLI